ATATCCTAGACATTGATCGTTATTTGTCGCAACTAAATTTTCGATAATTTTAGGATGAGCTCCACTCGCATAATCACATTGAAAATATGTCATTTACTCTCTTTGATAATTTTTTAAAAACAAGATTATACAATAAAATTAAATTAAAATTTGTATAATAAATATTACTATCAATCCAGCTTATAAAAATAATTATCTATTAAGCAGTTTAAAGATACAATTTTGTTTTTCTAAAGATAGAGATTAGAAGTGGTGACCCATACGATATAAAAAGTATAAACCCATGAATCTTCATTTATAGCATATAAATAACAAACTTGCTCTGAAATTATATCATAAAATATTAATATATTCGTTTTTTATTTACTATAATATAGCAAATAAAAATTACTTCATCTTGAAAAACTAAAATTATACCATGATTTTAAATAACAATGTTTTTAGCTATAAAAATATACAAAAAAGAACACCTTTATTATTCATGAGCCAAAAAGGACTTCTACTCCACATTAGATATTCAGGATATTGTTTGATTTCATATAAGTTAGGGTTATAATAGGCATGAACAAATATATAGCTCTTTGAAATTATCAATTGGACTAGAAACAGTGGATAATATGATTGTAAATGTTTTTAAATTGGCAGTAGGCAATGGCTGGGAGTAATCAGATTAATGATAGAAAAGTTAGGATTATTTAAGCAAAATAAATGAATATCGGTATTTTATTATAAAAACGCAAATTTGCAATATCAATGGAAACTATATAGTATCCATTGATATTTAAATGCAAATCAAGCCTAGTTTCTACCCATTCCATCCATTCATAACTATGTTCATCATATCGTTATTGTTTCTTATAGTGTCATGGTTAATATCACCTGCCAATATCCACAGAATTCATTAGATACGCTATTGTTCGCCAAACATCTTGATAAAATATCATCCATTATGGATCTATTATCTAGCCTTCTGGTATCTTCTCTGTATGCTATCTCATTAGCATAGTTTGAAAGATAAAGAACGCCTATTCTATGAAGCTGTCCATACTGCATACGTCTAAATCTTGAGTTAAAGCTTTCTGATTGATTATTATTCTCTCCGTTTAATCCGCTATACTCTATTTGATGATTTACTCTTTTTAGATCGTAATAGGCTAATAAATCATCATAAGCTGAGTTTTCGTCAGTATGAATTTGAGAGTTTAAGGCAATGTTTGCCTTTGCTATCTTGTTTATATCACTATTGTTTTCGCTTTTTAATATAAAGGTCTTTGTTTTATTTGCACCTTTGCCTAATAAATTTCTTTCTCTTAAATAAATAATTACTCTTTTGTTAGGTTTAAAGGCTTTACGTCTATCTATTCTATCATTTATATTATTGGCTGGTCTTATATAGTTTCCGACATAGACTCCATCCATTTCAACTACGCCTTTAAATTTCTCATTAGATTTATGTTCCAAGATACAGGATCTGATAGCATCTGAGATTTGACCATAGTTTTTATTCTTGTGTATTTAAAAGATTTAGTAGAATTTTTGGCTGATTTTAGATATAAAATCAGCCATTCACAAATATATACTCAACCATAATGCAACTTTAAGATAAAAGAATAGAATGGGGATCTACTTATATCTTAGTATATATTTATACAAAGCTGTAAGTAGAATTTATAATATAGCTTTATAAACAAGAGGTAGATTTTATAATTGTTCAGAAAGTTATATTTTATTGTTTTAATTCTTTAATTTTTTTTCTTGAAAAGAAGTTGTTAATTTTCATAAAAATATGTAGTGCAGAACATAAATTCTTATCACTTTTTATATTTTTTATAAGCCAAAAACAAAATTTATATTTAAATTTAGTTTTAAAAATATTAGAATTTAAACTAGCATTATCGCAACCATTTCTTAAAAGAATAATTGCATCTTGGTATACTTTTTTTTCATAATCTGCATGAAGAAAACTAAAAATAGTATGCATATACGTTCTATCAAAAGCCATTTTTTGTAATTTTTTAATAATATCATCATTGTTTGGCATATTTTTTCTAAAAAAATCAATTAAATCTTTTATTGCAAGATCGTAGTCTATGATATATTTAAATCTATTGATTTCAGATCCATTATTTTCACCCCACCTATAAAAATATAAACATTTATTTATTTTTACAATTTTTTTTGAATTAAATATAATTTTTGCTAGGGCATTTAAATCTTCGGCATAAAAAATACTTTCTAAAAATAGAGTTTGTTTTAAAATCTCAGCTTTGATTAGCTTGTTCCAAATCGCATTAAATGCGAAATTGCTTACCAAGGCATTTAAGTAAAGATCCTTATCTACTATCTCGTTTTTGATAAAAGATAAATCATGCAACTCTTCATTTCTGTCTTTGTATTGCTTGTAAAAATCAACCACAACAATATCGGCCATTGTATCTTTTGCCTTTTCATAAGCAATTTTTGCATAATTTAAATGTACAAAATCATCACCGTCTACATTTATAATATATTCACCTTTTGCCAATTTTATTCCAGCATTTCTGGCAGAGGTTAATCCACCGTTTGGCTTTGTGACTATCTTTAGTCTTTCATCTTGAAAAGAATTTAAAATTTCAAGAGTGTTATCAGTGCTCCCGTCGTTTACTACTATGATTTCAATTTCTTTTAAACTTTGATCTATGATACTTTGCACACAGTCTTTTATATATTTTGATACATTATAAGCAGGAACAACAAAGCTTACTTTAACAATCATTTATAAACTCCTTTAGTTTTTTTGCCATCTTTTCATAGTCCCTATTTTTTACTAGGCTCTCAAGTCCATTTTTTGCCATATCTTTTAGTTTTTGATTTGTAGTATTGCAAATCTGATCTATTTGTGATGTTATCGTATTATCTTCAATAAAGAACATTGAATCATCATCAAAAAGTTTTTTACATTCATCGACTGCCGAACTAAATCCAACCAACCCACAGCAATAGTAATCCATGATCTTTGTTGGCGAGCAAAGGTTATAAAGTTTATTAATTGGCACATAGAATAAGCCTACATCATATCTGCTCATAATATCAAATAATATTTGTTCTTCAACAGCTTCATGTAGCGTAAATCTTTTGTCTTTTGGTAAAATTTTCTTTGCGTATTTTATATCTTTTGTATAAACATCTAATACAAAATCAGCTTTAGAGTTGGAAATTTTATCAAAAAAAACTCCAAATTGCGATTTATATCAATGGCTCCTATATAGATTAATTTTTTTGTTTTATTTTCTGAGATGTTTTCTCTTATATTTGCTAGATTTATACCCATTTGTAGAGGTAAAACTTTTATTTTTAAATTTTTGAAGAATTCATTTTGCATTAATGATGATATTGGAAGGAATCCGTCGCATTGATTTATCAAATTTCTATATAAAAATAAGTTAATTTGATATTTTATAAATTTAAAAATAACATTTTTTTTGTAATCTTAGCTTCGTTATAACTTCTGTAAAAATGCGGAAAACTAAGTTGAAAAAACAGTTTAAATTTATAAATCTTTTTTATTTTAACTGCGCTTTTTAATATGTCTAAAAAATTTCTAACTATTAAAAAATCAAC
This Campylobacter sp. RM16192 DNA region includes the following protein-coding sequences:
- a CDS encoding transposase, translated to MEHKSNEKFKGVVEMDGVYVGNYIRPANNINDRIDRRKAFKPNKRVIIYLRERNLLGKGANKTKTFILKSENNSDINKIAKANIALNSQIHTDENSAYDDLLAYYDLKRVNHQIEYSGLNGENNNQSESFNSRFRRMQYGQLHRIGVLYLSNYANEIAYREDTRRLDNRSIMDDILSRCLANNSVSNEFCGYWQVILTMTL
- a CDS encoding glycosyltransferase family 2 protein; amino-acid sequence: MIVKVSFVVPAYNVSKYIKDCVQSIIDQSLKEIEIIVVNDGSTDNTLEILNSFQDERLKIVTKPNGGLTSARNAGIKLAKGEYIINVDGDDFVHLNYAKIAYEKAKDTMADIVVVDFYKQYKDRNEELHDLSFIKNEIVDKDLYLNALVSNFAFNAIWNKLIKAEILKQTLFLESIFYAEDLNALAKIIFNSKKIVKINKCLYFYRWGENNGSEINRFKYIIDYDLAIKDLIDFFRKNMPNNDDIIKKLQKMAFDRTYMHTIFSFLHADYEKKVYQDAIILLRNGCDNASLNSNIFKTKFKYKFCFWLIKNIKSDKNLCSALHIFMKINNFFSRKKIKELKQ
- a CDS encoding glycosyltransferase family protein; the encoded protein is MSNSKADFVLDVYTKDIKYAKKILPKDKRFTLHEAVEEQILFDIMSRYDVGLFYVPINKLYNLCSPTKIMDYYCCGLVGFSSAVDECKKLFDDDSMFFIEDNTITSQIDQICNTTNQKLKDMAKNGLESLVKNRDYEKMAKKLKEFINDC